The region CACACCCCGTGGCCCCGGCCGCACCCTCGGCCTCAGCGCAGCGCCTCCGACACCTCCCGTGCCGCGTCGACCACCCGCGGCCCGATCCGCTCGGAGACGGTGTCCGCGAGCATCACCACGCCCACGCTCCCCTCGATGCCGCTCACCCCGAGCAGCGGTGCCGCCGCGCCACTCGCGCCGGCCTCCAACTCCCCGTGGGTCAGGGCGAGTCCGGCGTCCTGGATGCGGCCCTGCCGGGCCTTGAGGATCGCCCGGCCGGCCGCCCCCCGGTCCAGCGGATGACGGAATCCGGCCCGGTAGGCCACGTGGTAATCGGTCCAGGTCGGCTCCACCACGGCGACGGCCAGGGCTTCCGTGCCGTCGACGAGGGTGAGGTGCGCGGTGGCCCCCACGTCCTCGGCGAGCGACCGCAGCGCGGGCAGCGCGGCCTCCCTGACCAGCGGATGTACCTGACGGCCCAGGCGCAGCACGCCCAGACCGACCCGGGCCCGGCCGCCTATGTCACGGCGTACCAGGGCGTGCTGCTCCAGCGTGGCCAGCAGACGGTAGACCACGGTGCGGTTGACGCCGAGCTTGTTGGAGAGCTCGGTGACGGTCAGCCCGTGGTCGGTGTCGGCGAGCAGTTTGAGGACGCGCAGCCCTCGGTCGAGGGTCTGGGAGGTCTCTGCGGTCACGACGCCTCCTGGGTGAGTGGCGGCACTCGGACGCGACGCGCTGCGAGTCCCGGAGCAGCGCGCGCTAGAGGCCGCCGGCCGCATGGCACCGGCTGCGCTCCGCGGCGGCGCTGCCACGGGGCGTGTGCGTGACCGGGACAGTAGCGAGCCAGTCCGGTGAGCGGAAGAGTCCGTCCAGAATCCGGGCTCCCCCGCCCGGAATATCCCCGTAGGTCCGCCCAGAAGGTCCCGTTGTGTTTCAGGTAGGGCTACAGGGGTGGTGGGGCGATATGGGGGACGCCGGAAGGCGGGGACGAGCGGGAGGGGTGGGGGCGCGCCCGGATACGGAGCGGGAGAGGCACGGCCCCGTCGCCACACCGCGCCGGAGACGACCGTGGGGGCGGCGCGCCGTATCACCGGCACACCGCCCCCACGGGCCACAGGCCACGACCACGGGCTGCGGGCGGACTCACCGCATCCGCGTGGCCCACTCCCGTACCTTCTTGATCCGCTCACCCAGCTGCCCGGCGGTGGCCTCGGCGCTCGGCGGTCCGCCGCACACCCGCCGCAGCTCGGTGTGGATCACCCCGTGCGGCTTCCCGCTCTGGTGCACATACGCACCGACCAGCGTGTTCAGCTGCTTCCTGAGCTCCAGCAGCTCCTTGTGCGTGACCACCGGCCGCCGCTCGGCCGGCAGCTCCAGCAGATCGGCCTCCTCGTCCGGCCGCTTCTTGCTGTGGGCGATCTGCCGGGCCTGCCGCTTCTGCAGCAGCATCTGCACCTGGTCGGGCTCCAGCAGCCCCGGGATGCCGAGGTAGTCCTGCTCCTCCTCGCTGCCCGCATGGGCCTGCATCCCGAACTCGGCACCGTCGTAGAGCACCCGGTCGAAGACCGCCTCCGACTCCAGCGCCTCGAACGAGAACTGCTCCTGCTCGCCGGTGTCCTCGTCCTGCTCCTTGTTCGCCTCGTCCATCTCCTTCTCGGACTCGGCGTAGGGGTCTTCCTCCCCGTCCTTCTTCGGCTTGTCGAGCACATGATCGCGCTCGACCTCCATCTCATTGGCGAAGCCGAGCAGGTTCGGGACGGTGGGCAGGAAGACCGAGGCGGTCTCACCGCGCTTACGGGACCGCACGAAACGCCCCACGGCCTGCGCGAAGAACAGCGGCGTCGAGATCGTGGTGGCGTACACCCCGACCGCCAGCCGCGGCACGTCGACGCCCTCGGACACCATCCGGACCGCGACCATCCAGCGGTCCTGCGAATGCGCGAAGTCATCGATACGCTGCGAGGCCCCGGAGTCGTCGGACAGCACCAGGGTGGCGCCCTCCCCGGTGATCTCCCGGATCAGCTTCGCGTACGCCCGCGCCTGCTCCTGGTCGGTGGCGATCACCAGCGCCCCGGCATCCGGAATCGACTTA is a window of Streptomyces caniferus DNA encoding:
- a CDS encoding IclR family transcriptional regulator; its protein translation is MTAETSQTLDRGLRVLKLLADTDHGLTVTELSNKLGVNRTVVYRLLATLEQHALVRRDIGGRARVGLGVLRLGRQVHPLVREAALPALRSLAEDVGATAHLTLVDGTEALAVAVVEPTWTDYHVAYRAGFRHPLDRGAAGRAILKARQGRIQDAGLALTHGELEAGASGAAAPLLGVSGIEGSVGVVMLADTVSERIGPRVVDAAREVSEALR
- a CDS encoding DEAD/DEAH box helicase, which encodes MTTTTSATNNHHLSPAFPGRAPWGTANKLRAWQQAAMDRYIQTQPRDFLAVATPGAGKTTFALTLASWLLHHHVVQQVTVVAPTEHLKKQWAEAAARIGIKLDPEYSAGPLGREYHGVAITYAGVGVRPMLHRNRIEQRKTLVILDEIHHAGDSKSWGEACLEAFEPATRRLALTGTPFRSDTNPIPFVTYEEGNDGIRRSSADYTYGYGNALGDGVVRPVIFLSYSGNMRWRTKAGDEIAARLGEPMTKDAVSQAWRTALDPRGEWMPNVLRAADRRLSEVRKSIPDAGALVIATDQEQARAYAKLIREITGEGATLVLSDDSGASQRIDDFAHSQDRWMVAVRMVSEGVDVPRLAVGVYATTISTPLFFAQAVGRFVRSRKRGETASVFLPTVPNLLGFANEMEVERDHVLDKPKKDGEEDPYAESEKEMDEANKEQDEDTGEQEQFSFEALESEAVFDRVLYDGAEFGMQAHAGSEEEQDYLGIPGLLEPDQVQMLLQKRQARQIAHSKKRPDEEADLLELPAERRPVVTHKELLELRKQLNTLVGAYVHQSGKPHGVIHTELRRVCGGPPSAEATAGQLGERIKKVREWATRMR